In one Thermoplasmataceae archaeon genomic region, the following are encoded:
- a CDS encoding heavy metal-binding domain-containing protein, with protein sequence MVNEKIILVTTNYVPGMKITKLIGTIFGITVRSRGLGGNIMAGLRSLAGGEIKEYTKMLGDARNMAMERLRETAEQVGANAVVEVRFDTSEVGNVMNEIVAYGTAVVVEDVSGTMERVSLS encoded by the coding sequence ATGGTGAACGAAAAAATAATCCTTGTAACAACTAATTATGTACCCGGTATGAAAATAACGAAGCTTATAGGAACGATTTTTGGAATTACAGTGAGGAGCCGCGGACTTGGCGGAAACATAATGGCTGGATTGAGGTCCCTTGCTGGTGGCGAAATAAAGGAATATACGAAGATGCTTGGCGATGCTAGAAACATGGCCATGGAACGCCTAAGGGAAACAGCGGAACAGGTTGGCGCCAATGCAGTCGTGGAGGTCAGATTCGACACATCCGAGGTCGGAAATGTAATGAATGAAATAGTCGCATACGGAACTGCAGTGGTTGTTGAGGATGTCTCCGGCACAATGGAGAGAGTGTCCCTATCATAA